The DNA segment GACGGGGCCTGCCCTCGCTCTCCACGAGTTCCTCGTACGACGGACCGTCCCCGGCGCGGGCCTGCTTCAGGCCCCACTGGCCCTTGAACAGCGCGCCCTCGTCGAGCCAGCTCGCGTACTCCTTGAGCTGGATGCCCTTGATGACGCGGGTGCCCCAGAAGGGCGGGGTGGGCACGGGGTTGTCGATGGCGATGTCGGAGCGGACGTGGCCCTCCTCGGGGCGCTCCACGGTCTCGACGGTGGCCGCGGGGCGGACACGGCGCTGCTTCAGCTCGGGCAGCCGCGCTCCGGGAACGCCGCGCTTGACGCCGATCAGGGCGTCCATCAGGCGCAGGCCCTCGAAGGCGTCGCGGGCGTAGCGGACCTCGCCCTCGTAGATCTCGTGGAGGTCCTGTTCGACGTAGGCGCGGGTGAGGGCCGCGCCGCCGAGGATGACGGGGAACCGGGCGCCGAGGCCGCGCTGGTTCAGCTCCTCCAGGTTCTCCTTCATGATCACCGTGGACTTGACCAGGAGGCCGGACATGCCGATGACGTCGGCGCCGTGTTCCTCGGCGGCGTCCAGGATCGCGGAGACGGGCTGCTTGATGCCGAGGTTGACGACGTTGTAGCCGTTGTTGGACAGGATGATGTCGACGAGGTTCTTGCCGATGTCGTGGACGTCGCCGCGCACGGTGGCCAGCACGATGGTGCCCTTGCCCTCGGCATCGGACTTCTCCATGTGCGGTTCGAGGTGGGCGACGGCCGTCTTCATCACCTCGGCGGACTGCAGGACGAACGGCAGCTGCATCTGGCCGGAGCCGAAGAGCTCGCCGACGACCTTCATGCCGTCCAGGAGGGTCTCGTTGACGATGTCGAGCGCGGGCCGCTCCGCCAGGGCCTCGTCGAGGTCGGCCTCCAGACCGTTGCGCTCGCCGTCGATGATGCGGCGCTTGAGGCGTTCGTCCAGCGGGAGCGCGGCCAGTTCCTCGGCCTTGCCCGCCCTCAGGGACTTGGCGGTGGCGCCCTCGAAGAGCTGCATGAGCTTCTGCAGGGGGTCGTAGCCCTCGGCGCGGCGGTCGTGGATCAGGTCGAGGGCCGTACGGACCTGCTCCTCGTCGAAGCGAGCGATGGGCAGGATCTTGGAGGCGTGCACGATCGCCGAGTCCAGGCCGGCCTTGACGCACTCGTCGAGGAAGACGGAGTTGAGCAGGATCCGGGCGGCGGGGTTGAGGCCGAAGGAGATGTTCGACAGGCCCAGCGTGGTCTGCACGTCCGGGTGCCGCTTCTTCAGTTCGCGGATCGCCTCGATGGTGGCGATGCCGTCCCCCCGGGACTCCTCCTGACCGGTGCAGATGGTGAAGGTCAGGGTGTCGATGAGGATGTCCTCCTCGCGGATGCCCCAGTTCCCGGTGAGGTCGGCGATGAGCCGTTCGGCGATCTCGACCTTCTTCTCGGGGGTGCGGGCCTGGCCCTCCTCGTCGATGGTGAGGGCGATCAGGGCTGCGCCGTGCTCCTTGGCGAGCCGGGTGACCCGGGTGAAGCGGGAGTCGGGGCCGTCGCCGTCCTCGTAGTTGACGGAGTTGATCACCGCGCGGCCGCCGAGCTTCTCCAGGCCGGCCCGGATGACGTCGATCTCGGTGGAGTCGAGGACGATCGGCAGGGTGGAGGCGGTGGCGAAGCGGCCGGCGAGTTCCTCCATGTCGGCGACGCCGTCGCGGCCGACGTAGTCGACGCACAGGTCGAGCAGGTGCGCGCCCTCGCGGATCTGCTCGCGGGCCATCTCCACGCAGTCGTCCCAGCGGGCCTCCAGCATGGCCTCGCGGAACTTCTTGGAGCCGTTGGCGTTGGTGCGCTCGCCGATGGCCAGGTAGGAGGTGTCCTGGCGGAAGGGTACGGACTGGTAGAGGGAGGCGGCGCCCGCTTCGGGGCGCGGGTCGCGGGCGGGCGGGGTCAGGCCCTGGACGCGTTCGACGACCTGGCGCAGGTGCTCGGGGGTGGTGCCGCAGCAGCCGCCGACGAGGGAGAGGCCGTACTCGCGGACGAAGGTCTCCTGCGCGTCGGCGAGTTCCGGTGCGGTCAGCGGGTAGTGGGCGCCGTCCTTGCCGAGGACGGGCAGTCCGGCGTTGGGCATGCAGGACAGCGGGATGCGGGCGTTGCGCGCGAGGTAGCGCAGGTGCTCGCTCATCTCGGCGGGACCGGTGGCGCAGTTCAGGCCGATCATGTCGATGCCGAGCGGCTCCAGCGCGGTCAGGGCGGCGCCGATCTCGGAGCCGAGCAGCATGGTGCCGGTGGTCTCGACGGTCACGGACACGATGAGCGGCAGGTCGAGGCCGGCGACCTCCAGGGCGCGGCGGGCGCCGAGGACGGCCGACTTGGTCTGGAGCAGGTCCTGGGTGGTCTCGACGAGCAGCGCGTCGGCGCCGCCCTCGATCATGCCCTCGGCGTTGCGCTGGTAGGCGTCTCGCAGGGTGGTGTAGGGGGCGTGGCCGAGGGTGGGCAGTTTGGTGCCGGGGCCCATGGAGCCCAGTACCCAGCGGTGGCGGCCGTCCTTGGCGGTGTACTCGTCGGCGACCTCGCGGGCGATGCGGGCGCCGGCCTCGGACAGCTCGTGGACGCGGTCCGCGATGTCGTACTCGCCGAGTGCGGAGTGGTTGGCGCCGAAGGTGTTGGTCTCGACGCAGTCGACACCCACGGCGAAGTACGCCTCGTGGACGGAGCGGACGATGTCCGGGCGGGTGAGGTTGAGGATCTCGTTGCAGCCCTCGAGGTCCTGGAAGTCCTCCAGGGTGGGCTCCTGGTCCTGGAGCATCGTGCCCATCGCTCCGTCGGCGACCACCACGCGGGTGGCGAGCGCCTCGCGGAGTGCGGACGCACGGGTCCGGCTGTCGGTGGAAGGGGTCGTTGGCAACGAGGCCATGAAGGGGCTCCCTTAGGTGCGACGGCTGTCGGCTATGCGGCTTCCCCGGCGGACCGGGTGAGGGCACGGCGTCAGCGTAACCGGGAGTGGGCTTGGATGGGCACCGGCGTCCACGAGGCGGACGCGGATGGCGGAGCCGGGTGGCCGGGACGCCCCGCGCCGGCCCGGGGGACGCGCAGGCAGACGAGGGGAGTCGTCCGACCGTTGGCGGGAGGTCGACATGGACCGGTAGTGTTCGACATTGCCGAACGGTGCGTTTGACGGCACGTCGGCGGTCGAAGGGACGGAGGCAGGACGGCGATGGCACGGAACATCCAGTCGCTCGAACGGGCGGCCGCGATGCTGCGGCTGCTCGCGGGCGGCGAGCGGCGACTCGGCCTCTCGGACATCGCCTCGTCACTGGGCCTGGCCAAGGGCACGGCCCACGGCATCCTGCGCACCCTGCAGCACGAGGGTTTCGTGGAGCAGGACGACGCCTCCGGGCGCTACCAGCTGGGCGCGGAGCTGCTGCGTCTGGGCACCACCTATCTGGACGTGCACGAGCTGCGCGCGCGGGCCCTGGTATGGACCGACGACCTGGCCCGTTCCAGCGGCGAGAGCGTCTACCTGGGGGTGCTGCACCAGCAGGGGGTGCTGATCGTGCACCACGTCTTCCGACCGGACGACAGCCGGCAGGTGCTGGAGATCGGGGCCATGCAGCCGCTGCACTCCACGGCGCTGGGCAAGGTGCTCGCCGCGTACGACCCGGTGGCGCACAGCGAGGCCCTGGAGAGTTCCCGGACCCCTTTCACCGACCGTACGGTGTGCGGCCCGGCGGACTTCGAGCACCTTCTCGACCTCACGCGCGCGCGGGGGTACGCGGCCGACGTGGAGGAGACCTGGGAGGGCGTGGCGTCGATCGCGGCGCCCATCCACGACCGGCGGCGGATGCCGGTGGGCGCGGTCGGCATCACGGGCGCGGTGGAGCGGCTGCGTCCGGACGGCGACCTTCGGTCCGAGCTGATCGCGGCGGTGCGGGACTGCGCCCGCGCGGTGTCGCGGGATCTGGGCATGGGGCGGTTCTGAGGGCCGGTACGTCCGTGCCCTGAGCGGTGAGTGAGCCATCGGTGAAACGACCGGGACGCGAGACGGCGTTCCGGTGCTCGCCATGTCCTGAAATGGACATATAACTCATAAAAGTGCGTCCGTATGCGAAGAGCAATAGGCGGCTGCGATCAATAACGATCGTGCTTTCGATAACAGAACCCTTGACGCATGCGCGACGCCGAAGCGAGACTCCCGTCCATCGGTCGGCATTGTCGAACAACTACCGGTAATACGCGCTAGAGTGTGACAACGCCAAGGGCCGGCATCGCTCTCATCCCATGAGGGCGGGCAGAACCCCCGGAGGGATCCGGGGTTCGGCTTCCCTGGACGAAGGACAAAGGAGTCGCGGGTGTCCAGCTCCGACATCTTCATCGGCGAGACCATCGGTACCGCCATACTCATCCTGCTCGGCGGTGGCGTCTGCGCCGCCGTCACGCTGAAGGCCTCCAAGGCCCGTAACGCCGGTTGGCTCGCCATCACCTTCGGGTGGGGTTTCGCCGTTCTGACGGCCGTTTACACCTCGGCGCCCCTGTCCGGCGCACATCTGAACCCGGCCGTGACGCTCGCGCTCGCGATCAAGGACAACGACTTCAGCAACCTCCCCGTCTACTGGGGTGGCCAGCTTCTCGGTGCCATGATCGGCGCGTCCCTGGTGTGGCTCGCCTACTACGGCCAGTTCCACGCGCACCTCACCGACAAGGAGATCGTCGGCGGTCCCGGTGCCCAGGCCACGGCGGCCAAGGCCGTCGAGGCCGAGGAGACGGGCGCCGGTCCGGTGCTCGGCATCTTCTCCACCGGTCCCGAGATCCGCAACGCGCTGCAGAACCTCGCCACGGAGATCATCGGCACCGTGGTGCTGGTGCTCGCGGTCCTCACCCAGGGCCTGAACGACAAGGGCAATGGCCTCGGCACCCTGGGTGCCCTGATCACCGCGCTGGTGGTCGTCTCCATCGGCCTCTCGCTCGGCGGCCCCACGGGCTACGCGATCAACCCGGCCCGTGACCTCGGTCCGCGCATCGTGCACGCCCTGCTGCCGCTGCCCAACAAGGGCGGCTCCGACTGGAGCTACGCCTGGATCCCGGTGGCCGGTCCGCTGATCGGCGGCGCCATCGCTGCAGGCATATACAACGTCGCCTTTGCTTAAAGAAGTGACCAGCTTCGAGCACGCGCCGTACCTACAGCCCTCTCCCCCAGGATCTTTCAGGAGCACACAGTGACCGACGCCCACACCGCAGGCCCCTTCATCGCGGCGATCGACCAGGGCACCACCTCCTCGCGCTGCATCGTCTTCGACCGGGACGGCCGCATCGTCTCCGTCGACCAGAAGGAGCACGAGCAGATCTTCCCCAAGCCGGGCTGGGTGGAGCACGACGCCAACGAGATCTGGACCAACGTCCAGGAGGTCGTCGCCGGCGCCATCGAGAAGGCGAACATCACCCGCGACGACATCAAGGCCATCGGCATCACCAACCAGCGCGAGACCACCGTGCTGTGGGACAAGAACACCGGTGAGCCCGTCCACAACGCCATCGTCTGGCAGGACACCCGCACCGACTCCCTGTGCAAGGAGCTGGGCCGCAACGTCGGCCAGGACCGCTTCCGCCGCGAGACCGGCCTGCCGCTGGCCTCCTACTTCGCCGGCCCCAAGGCCCGCTGGCTGCTCGACAACGTCGAGGGCCTGCGCGAGCGCGCCGAGGCGGGCGACATCCTCTTCGGCACCATGGACTCCTGGGTCATCTGGAACCTGACCGGCGGTGTGAACGGCGGCAAGCACGTCACCGACGTCACCAACGCCTCCCGCACCATGCTGATGAACCTGCACACCACGCAGTGGGACGAGAAGATCGCCGAGTCCATGGGCGTGCCGCTGCGGATCCTGCCCGAGATCCGGTCCTCCGCCGAGGTGTACGGCGAGGTCACCGGCGGCAGCCTGGGCGACCTGCTCGGCGGCATCCCGGTCGCCTCCGCGCTGGGCGACCAGCAGGCTGCCCTGTTCGGTCAGACCTGCTTCTCCGAGGGTGAGACCAAGTCCACCTACGGCACCGGCACCTTCATGGTGATGAACACCGGTGACAAGATCATCAACTCCTACGCGGGCCTGCTGACCACGGTCGGCTACAAGATCGGCGACCAGCCGACCGTGTACGCCCTCGAAGGCTCGATCGCCGTCACCGGCTCCCTGGTGCAGTGGATGCGCGACCAGATGGGCCTGATCTCCACCGCCGCCGAGATCGAGACGCTCGCGCTCTCGGTCGAGGACAACGGCGGCGCCTACTTCGTGCCGGCCTTCTCGGGCCTGTTCGCCCCGCACTGGCGCTCCGACGCCCGCGGTGTGATCTCCGGCCTGACCCGGTACGTCACCAAGGCGCACCTGGCCCGCGCCGTCCTGGAGGCCACCGCCTGGCAGACCCGCGAGATCGCCGACGCCATGACCAAGGACTCCGGCGACGAGCTGGTGACCCTCAAGGTCGACGGCGGCATGACCGCCAACAACCTGCTGATGCAGACGCTCTCCGACGTCCTGGACGCGCCCGTGGTGCGCCCGATGGTCGCGGAGACCACCTGTCTCGGCGCCGCCTACGCCGCCGGCCTCGCCGTCGGCTTCTGGTCCAGCACCGACGAACTGCGCGCCAACTGGCGCCGGGCCGCCGAGTGGACCCCCCGCATGGACGCGGAGACCCGCGACCGTGAGTACAAGAACTGGCTCAAGGCCGTCGACCGGACCATGGGCTGGCTCGAAGACGAGAGCTGAGCGGCCTCACCGCCACTCAGCCGGCTCTGACGAGGAGTAAGTACCCGACATGACCAGTCCCACCATCCTGAAGTCCGTGCCTGCCCTGGGGACGCACCCGGCCTCCGGCTCCAACCCGAGCCGCGCCGAGACCAGGGAGCAACTCTCCAAGGCGTCGTACGACCTTCTTGTGATCGGCGGCGGCATCCTGGGCATCTCCACCGCCTGGCACGCCGCGCAGTCCGGACTCAGGGTGGCACTGGTCGACGCCGGCGACTTCGCCGGTGCCACGTCCTCCGCCTCCTCCAAGCTGCTCCACGGCGGTCTGCGCTACCTGCAGACCGGCGCGGTGAAGCTGGTGGCGGAGAACCACTTCGAGCGCCGTGCGGTCTCCCGCCAGGTGGCCCCCCACCTGGCGAACCCGCTCACCTTCTACCTCCCCGTGTACAAGGGGGGCCCGCACGGCGCGGCGAAGCTCGGCGCGGGCGTCTTCGCCTACTCCGCGCTGTCCGCGTTCGGCGACGGCGTGGGCCACCTGCTCTCCCCCGCCAAGGCGGCGCAGGACGTGCCCGAGCTGCGCACCGAGAACCTCAAGGCCGTGGCCGTGTACGGCGACGACCAGATGAACGACGCCCGTATGGCGCTGATGACGGTCCGCGCGGCCGTCGAGGCGGGCGCGGTCGTCCTCAACCACGCCGAGGTGACAGGTCTGCGCTTCACCCGGGGCCGGGTCACCGGCGCCGACCTCAGGGACCGGGTGTCCGGCGAGGAGTTCGGCGTGGGCGCCCGCCTGGTGCTGAACGCGACCGGCCCCTGGGTGGACCACCTGCGCCGGATGGAGGACCCGCACGCGGCCCCGTCCATCCGCCTGTCCAAGGGCGCGCACCTGGTGCTCAAGCGCACCTCGCCCTGGAAGGCGGCGCTCGCGACCCCGATCGACAAGTACCGCATCACCTTCGCCCTCCCCTGGGAGGACATGCTGCTGCTCGGCACGACCGACGAGGAGTACGAGGGCGACCCGGCCGACGTCACGGTCGACGACAAGGACATAGCCCAGATACTCGACGAGGCCGCGTTCTCCGTCCGGGACCAGCAGCTGAAGCGGGACCTGATCACCTACGCCTTCGCCGGGCTGCGCGTGCTGCCCGGCGGTCCGGGCGACACCTCCAAGGCCAAGCGCGAGACCGTGGTCACCGAGGGCCGCAGCGGCATGCTGTCCGTCGCGGGCGGCAAGTGGACCACGTTCCGGCACATCGGCCGCACGATCATGAAGAAGCTGGAGGAGCTGCCGGGCCGGCCGCTGGGCGAGGACTTCGAGCCGATCTCCTCGCTGCCGAAGCGGCTCCCGCTGCCCGGCGTCGCCAACCCGCGCGCGGTCGCCCACCGCCTCCTGGTGGACCACCCGGCGCCCGGCCCGCGGATGGCCGCCGACACCGCCCGGCACCTGGCCACCCACTACGGCTCCCTGGCCTTCGACATCGCCCGCCTGGCGAACGAGAACCCGGAGCTGGCCACGCGCGTCCACCCAGACGCCCCCGAGATCTGGGCCCAGGTCGTCTGGGCCCGCGACCACGAGTGGGCGCAGACGGCGGACGACGTCCTGCGCCGCCGGACGACGCTGACCATCCGCGGTCTCGCCACGGACGAGGTCCGCGCCAAGGTCCAGGGCGTGCTCGACGCGAAGTAACCGCACCGCACGCGGCAGGGGCGGCCCCGCACCGACGGGGCCGCCCCTGTCGTGTGTCCGGTTGTCAGTGGCGGCTGATATCCATGTCCCCATGCACATCGACAACGCGGACCCCGGTGAGATCGCGGCATTGCGCGAGGCGTTCGGCGTCGACGACGGCGGCGCGTCGGCCCTCGGCTGGGCGGCGGTGCGCGCCTTCGAGGCGGAACACGGGATCGTGCTGCCCGAGCCGTACCGGACGTTCGTGGCGGAGGTGACCGACGGGTCGCACCAAGGACCGCCGTCCTGCGGGCTGGTGGGACTCGCCGCGCTTCCCTCGGACTGGCCCGACGACGGCGCGAAGCGGGATCCGGGCAAGCCGTTCCCGCTCACCGAGACCTGGGTGTGGGAGGCCGACGAGGACGCGTTCGACGACCCGGAAGCCGTCATCGAGCAGGTCATCGACCACGGTTCCGTCGTCCTGGGGACCGACGGGTGTGCGATGAACTGGCATCTCGTCGTCACCGGTCCGATGCGCGGGCACATCTGGCAGGTCACGGACGTCGGCGCGCTGCCGTTCGGGGCACCCTTCGGTCACACCACGGCGGAACCCGGCTTCGCCGGCTGGGTGCGGCACTGGGCGGCGGGCAAGGAGTGGTTCGACGCCGGGTGACTGGGCCTCGGTCTCTCGCCACCGCCCGCCGCGGCCGTGAATTCGCCACGTTTTCGCCGCAACTCCGTAAGTTTTCCGTGAAGTTACTGCTGATGCGGCAGTGATTGAAGGAATGAAAGGTGAGTTGTGTTGGGCATCGTCATTGTCATGAACCTGCTGCCCGACGGGCGGGCGGCAGTCCTCATGGAGGTGTGGGATGCACCGCAGACTCGCCACCGGCCTCGCCGCCTCGGCGCTGGCCCTCGTCACCGTCACCACCACCGCGACGGCGGCCACCGCCGCTCCGGCCGACAAGCCGCAGGTGCTGTCCAGTTGGACCCAGACCAGCGCGTCCAGCTACAACGCGTGGGCCGCCGCCCGCTCCAACCAGTCGGCCTGGGCCGCCTACGGGTTCGACTGGTCCACCGACTACTGCTCCGACTCCCCCGACAACCCGTTCGGCTTCCCCTTCGCCACCTCCTGCGCCCGGCACGACTTCGGCTACCGCAACTACAAGGCGGCCGGCACGTTCAGCACCAACAAGTCACGCCTCGACGACGCCCTTTACGCGGACCTCGAACGCGTCTGCGCCGGCTACAGCGGCGCCACCAAGTCCGCCTGCGACGGCACGGCATGGACCTACTACCAGGCCGTCAAGGCGTTCGGCTGACGGGTCGCCGCCCGGGTGCGGGGCCGGGTGCGGGGCATCGCCGCCGCCCGGCCCGCGCGCCGCGCCCTGGCGCCCGGCTGCCCAGAGAGAGCGAACTCGCCGCACCGGACCGGCTGCCGGCCCAGCCGGACGTGCCGCCCGCACCCCTCGCGAGCACCGAACGATCCTCGCCGCACTGCGCGGCCGGGACGCGGAGACTGAGGCAAGGGCGGAGGCGACGAGGTCCTGGGCGACCGCGCACATCGCGAGCGTGGAGCGGTGGCCGCGCGGCAGCCTGTGAGGTCCCGGTGCTCGACGCACACGGCTCCCGGCTGACCGGGGGTGTTCCGGGCGCGTGATCGGGGCAGTGATCCGTCCGTGCCCCCGCGTGAGGGGGCTGCGGTAGCCCCCGTCGGACGCCGTAAGGTGGGAACGTCAAGCGAGGGCACGTCGGAAGGAGGCACTGGGTGATCGAGCTGGAGGGGGTTCCCGAGCTGATCGACCCAGTCATGGTGGCCGCGTTCGAGGGCTGGAACGATGCCGGCGACGCCGCCTCCACGGCGGTCGCGCATCTGGAACGCGAGTGGAAGGGCGAGGTGTTCGCGGCGCTGGACGCCGAGGACTACTACGACTTCCAGGTGAACCGCCCCACGGTGTTCATGGACGGGGGCGTGCGCAAGATCACTTGGCCGACGACACGGCTGTCGGTGGTCCGGGTCGGCGGCGAGAAGCCGCGCGACCTGGTGCTGGTGCGCGGGATCGAACCGTCCATGCGCTGGCGGTCGTTCTGCAACGAGCTGCTCGGCTTCGCGCACGAGCTGGGTGTGGAGCTGGTGGTCATCCTGGGCGCCCTGCTCGGGGACACCCCGCACACGCGCCCGGTCCCGGTCAGCGGAGTCACCTCCGACCCCGACCTGGCCCACAGCATGGACCTGGAGGAGACCAAGTACGAGGGCCCGACGGGCATCGTCGGCGTGCTCCAGGAGGCGTGCACGCACGCGGGGGTCCCGGCGGTGTCGCTGTGGGCCGCCGTACCGCACTACGTCTCCCAGCCGCCCAACCCCAAGGCCACGCTCGCGCTGCTCAACCGCCTGGAGGACCTGCTCGATCTGCGCGTCCCGCAGGGCGAGCTGCCCGAGGACGCGCGGGCCTGGCAGGTGGGCGTGGACCAGCTGGCGGCCGAGGACAGCGAGGTCGCCGAGTACGTGCAGACGCTGGAGGAGGCCCGGGACACCGCCGAGCTGCCGGAGGCGTCGGGCGAGGCGATCGCCCGCGAGTTCGAGCGCTACCTGCGGCGCCGGGACGTCAGCCCGCCCGGCGGCCACGCGACGGCCGAGGGCGGGGAGGGCGGCTCGTTCCGCCGCGACGCGCCCGGCGGCCGGAGCAGGCCCCCGAAGGCGCCGAAACCGGAGGCCCCGGAGACGCCGGACGCACCGGACACATCCGACGCGCCGGAGGACGGCGACGAGGACACCTCCCAGGACTGAGGTCGATCCCAGGACTGAGGTCGCTCCCGGGACCGAGATCGCGTCCCAGGGCTGAGCACGCGTCCCGGGACCGGGATCACGTCCAGCGGTCAGGGACCGCTCCCCGGCCCCGGCCGGAGGACGCCTCGCGGACCTGACGGCGAAGGGGCGGTACGCAGAACGCGTACCGCCCCTTCGCCGTCAGGCTCGTGGAAACGTCAGAGGGCCACGCCGAGCAGGGCGTCCACGGTCCGGCTGACCAGGCCGGGGGCGCCGATGTCGGTGCCGCCCTCCTGCTCCTGCCGGGCCGCCCAGCGGTCCACGGCGGCGAGCGCGGCGGGCGCGTCGAGGTCGTTCATGAGGGCCTCGCGAACCTCCTCGACCAGTGCGTCCGCGGACGGGCCGTCGGGCCGGGAGACGGCGGCGCGCCAGCGGCCGAGCCGGTCGACGGCGTCCTGAAGGACCTGGTCGGTCCACTCCCAGTCGGCACGGTAGTGGTGGGCGAGCAGGGCCAGCCGGATGGCGGCCGGGTCGACGCCGTCCCGGCGCAGCCGGGAGACGAAGACGAGGTTGCCCCGGGACTTGGACATCTTCTCGCCGTCCAGGGCCACCATGCCGGCGTGGACGTACGCCTGCGCCATGGGGAACTCGCCGGTGAGCACCTGGGCGTGCGAGGCGCCCATCTCGTGGTGAGGGAAGGCGAGGTCGGAGCCGCCGCCCTGGACGTCGAAGCCCATGCCGAGGTGGTCGAGGGCGATGGCCACGCACTCGATGTGCCAGCCCGGACGGCCATGGCCGAGCGAGCCGCCGTCCCAGCTGGGCTCGCCCTCGCGGGCGGCCATCCACAGCATCGGGTCGAGCGGGTTCTTCTTGCCCACGCGGTCGGGGTCGCCGCCGCGCTCGGCGGACAGCAGCCGCATGGCGGCCGCGTCGAGGTTGGAGACCTGACCGAAGTGCGGGTCGGACTCGACGGAGAAGTAGATGTCGCCGTCCAGGTCGTAGGCAGCGCCGAGGTCGCGCAGGCGTTCCACGAGCGGGACGATGCCGGGTATCGCCTCGACGGCGCCGATGTAGTGCTGCGGCGGGAGCATCCTGAGGGCGGTCATGTCCTCGCGGAAGAGGGCGGTCTCCTTCTCGGCGAGGGCGACCCAGTCGACGCCGTCCCGCTCCGCGCGCTCCAGCAGCGGATCGTCGACGTCGGTGACGTTCTGGACGTAGTGAACCTGCCGCTTGGTGTCGAGCCACACGCGCTGAACCAGGTCGAACGCGTTGTAGGTCGCCGCGTGACCCATGTGGGTCGCGTCGTACGGCGTGATGCCGCAGACGTAGATACGGGCGACGGGACCGGGGGTGAGGGTGACGAGGCCGCCGGTCGCGGTGTCGTGGATCCTCAGGTCGCGGCCCTGACCAGGCAGGGCGGGGACCTCGGAAGCGGGCCAGGCATGCATGTACATGAGCCTAACCGGCCATGAGCTGCGTCAACGAACCGGACCGGTCCGGATGGCCGGTCCGGCGTTCTTGCGCGCGGGCGCCGGGTGTGCTCAGACCGGCGGCCACGGGATCGCCGGCCACTCCCCGTCCGGTTCGGGGTGGACGCCGGAGACGAGCAGCGCGTCGACCCGCGCGCGCGTGGCCCCGATCTCGGCGGGGGTGATCAGCGGGGCGAGCCGGGCGGCCAGTTCGCCGCCGTCGGCGAGGCTCTTCTTCAGCCCCTTGAGAACATCGACGGCTTCCTCGGTCAGGGGCTCGCCGGCCCACCCCCACAGCAGGGTGCGCAGCTTGTTCTCGACGTTGAAGGTGACCCCGTGGTCGATGCCGTACAGCCGCCCGGCGGAGGTGGGCAGCAGGTGGCCGCCCTTGCGGTCGGCGTTGTTGATCACGGCGTCGAGGACGGCGAGCCGGCGCAGCCGCTCGTCGTCGGCGTGCACGAGCAACGCGGTGCGGCCCTCGCCGACCTCGGCGAACCCGATCGCCTTCCAGCCGGGTTCCGGCTCCTGGCCGTCCACCAGAGCGAGCAGCTCCGCCTCGGCGTCCACGTCGATCCACAGCTGGCACATGCCCTCGCCGTACGGGCCCTCGCGCAGCACGGTGGGGGGCACGAGCCCCCAGCCGGTGGCCGCGGAGACCTCGTAGGAGGCGACCTCGCGCCCGGCCAGGTTGCCGTCGGGGAAGTCCCACAGGGGGCGCTCCCCGGCCACCGGCTTGTAGACGCAGCCGGCCTCCCGGCCGTCGAGCGCGACCGAGCAGAACAGCGCCGCGTTGGACGCCTCCCGGATCCGGCCGCGTACGGTCAGTTCACCGTGCGCGAGGAGCTCGGCAGCGGCCGCTCCGCCTCCCGCGTCGGCGGCCGTCACGCTCCGCGGCGGTATCCGTTCTGGCGCGGGCATACGTGTCCTTCCGGATCGAGCGGGAGGCTGCACAGCGGACACGGCGGCCGCCCGGCGTTGACGACGTCGAGAGCGCGCTTGGCGAAGGCCCGGGCCTGCGCGCCGGTCAGCCGGACCCGCAGCATCGGAGGCCCGTTCTCCTCGTCCTGGAGCAGCCGCT comes from the Streptomyces sp. NBC_00820 genome and includes:
- the glpK gene encoding glycerol kinase GlpK, yielding MTDAHTAGPFIAAIDQGTTSSRCIVFDRDGRIVSVDQKEHEQIFPKPGWVEHDANEIWTNVQEVVAGAIEKANITRDDIKAIGITNQRETTVLWDKNTGEPVHNAIVWQDTRTDSLCKELGRNVGQDRFRRETGLPLASYFAGPKARWLLDNVEGLRERAEAGDILFGTMDSWVIWNLTGGVNGGKHVTDVTNASRTMLMNLHTTQWDEKIAESMGVPLRILPEIRSSAEVYGEVTGGSLGDLLGGIPVASALGDQQAALFGQTCFSEGETKSTYGTGTFMVMNTGDKIINSYAGLLTTVGYKIGDQPTVYALEGSIAVTGSLVQWMRDQMGLISTAAEIETLALSVEDNGGAYFVPAFSGLFAPHWRSDARGVISGLTRYVTKAHLARAVLEATAWQTREIADAMTKDSGDELVTLKVDGGMTANNLLMQTLSDVLDAPVVRPMVAETTCLGAAYAAGLAVGFWSSTDELRANWRRAAEWTPRMDAETRDREYKNWLKAVDRTMGWLEDES
- a CDS encoding MIP/aquaporin family protein codes for the protein MSSSDIFIGETIGTAILILLGGGVCAAVTLKASKARNAGWLAITFGWGFAVLTAVYTSAPLSGAHLNPAVTLALAIKDNDFSNLPVYWGGQLLGAMIGASLVWLAYYGQFHAHLTDKEIVGGPGAQATAAKAVEAEETGAGPVLGIFSTGPEIRNALQNLATEIIGTVVLVLAVLTQGLNDKGNGLGTLGALITALVVVSIGLSLGGPTGYAINPARDLGPRIVHALLPLPNKGGSDWSYAWIPVAGPLIGGAIAAGIYNVAFA
- the metH gene encoding methionine synthase, with the translated sequence MASLPTTPSTDSRTRASALREALATRVVVADGAMGTMLQDQEPTLEDFQDLEGCNEILNLTRPDIVRSVHEAYFAVGVDCVETNTFGANHSALGEYDIADRVHELSEAGARIAREVADEYTAKDGRHRWVLGSMGPGTKLPTLGHAPYTTLRDAYQRNAEGMIEGGADALLVETTQDLLQTKSAVLGARRALEVAGLDLPLIVSVTVETTGTMLLGSEIGAALTALEPLGIDMIGLNCATGPAEMSEHLRYLARNARIPLSCMPNAGLPVLGKDGAHYPLTAPELADAQETFVREYGLSLVGGCCGTTPEHLRQVVERVQGLTPPARDPRPEAGAASLYQSVPFRQDTSYLAIGERTNANGSKKFREAMLEARWDDCVEMAREQIREGAHLLDLCVDYVGRDGVADMEELAGRFATASTLPIVLDSTEIDVIRAGLEKLGGRAVINSVNYEDGDGPDSRFTRVTRLAKEHGAALIALTIDEEGQARTPEKKVEIAERLIADLTGNWGIREEDILIDTLTFTICTGQEESRGDGIATIEAIRELKKRHPDVQTTLGLSNISFGLNPAARILLNSVFLDECVKAGLDSAIVHASKILPIARFDEEQVRTALDLIHDRRAEGYDPLQKLMQLFEGATAKSLRAGKAEELAALPLDERLKRRIIDGERNGLEADLDEALAERPALDIVNETLLDGMKVVGELFGSGQMQLPFVLQSAEVMKTAVAHLEPHMEKSDAEGKGTIVLATVRGDVHDIGKNLVDIILSNNGYNVVNLGIKQPVSAILDAAEEHGADVIGMSGLLVKSTVIMKENLEELNQRGLGARFPVILGGAALTRAYVEQDLHEIYEGEVRYARDAFEGLRLMDALIGVKRGVPGARLPELKQRRVRPAATVETVERPEEGHVRSDIAIDNPVPTPPFWGTRVIKGIQLKEYASWLDEGALFKGQWGLKQARAGDGPSYEELVESEGRPRLRGLLDKLQTDNLLEAAVVYGYFPCVSKDDDLIILDEAGNERTRFTFPRQRRGRRLCLADFFRPEESGETDVVGLQVVTVGSRIGEETARLFASDSYRDYLELHGLSVQLAEALAEYWHARVRSELGFAGEDPAGIDDMFALKYRGARFSLGYGACPDLADRAKIADLLRPERIGVHLSEEFQLHPEQSTDAIVIHHPEAKYFNAR
- a CDS encoding IclR family transcriptional regulator, with the protein product MARNIQSLERAAAMLRLLAGGERRLGLSDIASSLGLAKGTAHGILRTLQHEGFVEQDDASGRYQLGAELLRLGTTYLDVHELRARALVWTDDLARSSGESVYLGVLHQQGVLIVHHVFRPDDSRQVLEIGAMQPLHSTALGKVLAAYDPVAHSEALESSRTPFTDRTVCGPADFEHLLDLTRARGYAADVEETWEGVASIAAPIHDRRRMPVGAVGITGAVERLRPDGDLRSELIAAVRDCARAVSRDLGMGRF